From Frateuria aurantia DSM 6220, one genomic window encodes:
- a CDS encoding glutamine--tRNA ligase/YqeY domain fusion protein, with translation MSHPDSVLEPTADSQPGTDFIRQIVRDDLARGRHARIRTRFPPEPNGYLHIGHAKAICLNFGIAGEVHGLCNLRLDDTNPGKEDPEFVQGIKDDVEWLGYRWSELRHASDYFEVFYQAALKLIRDGKAYVDDLSAEAMREYRGTLTEPGRPSPFRERSVEENLDLFQRMRAGEFADGSKTLRARIDMRSGNMNLRDPAIYRIRKVSHQNTGDAWPIYPMYDYAHCLSDALEGITHSLCTLEFEDHRPLYDWFVDAVDLVGHPELWQGLAQAGLPTAPDKPRQIEFSRLNLSYSVTSKRKLAQLVAEGHVGGWDDPRMNTLRGLRRRGVTPAAIRRLIERVGISKQNSVIDYAIFEACIRDDLDQVAPRRMAVLDPLKLVIDNLPAGHEESIQLANHPKDERFGQREVKFGRELWIEREDFAEVPPKGFKRLIPGGEVRLRGIGIFRCDELVRDAAGEIIELHGTLDPESRAGMEGSNRKVKGTIHWVSAAHAGAAEVRVYDRLFNVPAPDDEDWLSHLNPEALQIKQGWLEPAAAAAAPEQHFQFERIGYFSADRYDHRPEQPVFNRIVTLRDVWARQEKA, from the coding sequence ATGTCCCATCCTGATTCTGTCCTTGAGCCGACTGCCGACAGCCAGCCCGGCACCGACTTTATCCGCCAGATCGTCCGCGATGATCTGGCTCGGGGCAGGCATGCCCGGATCCGGACACGCTTCCCGCCCGAGCCCAACGGCTATCTGCATATCGGCCATGCCAAGGCGATCTGCCTGAATTTCGGCATTGCCGGTGAAGTCCATGGCCTGTGCAATCTGCGGCTGGATGACACCAATCCCGGCAAGGAAGATCCCGAGTTCGTCCAGGGCATCAAGGACGACGTGGAATGGCTGGGCTATCGCTGGAGCGAGCTGCGCCACGCCTCGGACTATTTCGAGGTGTTCTACCAGGCCGCGCTGAAGCTGATCCGCGACGGCAAGGCCTATGTCGATGACCTTTCGGCCGAGGCGATGCGCGAATACCGCGGCACCCTGACCGAACCGGGCCGGCCCTCGCCCTTCCGCGAGCGCTCCGTCGAGGAAAACCTGGATCTGTTCCAGCGCATGCGCGCCGGCGAATTTGCCGACGGCAGCAAGACCCTGCGCGCGCGCATCGATATGCGTTCGGGCAATATGAATCTGCGCGATCCGGCCATCTATCGCATCCGCAAGGTCAGTCACCAGAACACTGGCGATGCCTGGCCGATCTATCCGATGTATGACTATGCACATTGCCTGTCGGATGCCCTGGAAGGCATCACCCACTCGCTGTGCACCCTGGAATTCGAAGACCATCGGCCCTTGTACGACTGGTTCGTCGACGCGGTGGATCTGGTCGGCCATCCCGAGCTGTGGCAAGGTCTGGCCCAGGCCGGCCTGCCGACCGCACCGGACAAGCCCCGCCAGATCGAATTTTCGCGCCTCAATCTGAGCTACAGCGTCACCAGCAAGCGCAAGCTGGCCCAGCTGGTCGCCGAAGGCCATGTCGGCGGCTGGGACGATCCGCGGATGAACACCTTGCGCGGCCTGCGCCGTCGCGGGGTGACGCCTGCCGCGATCCGCCGTCTGATCGAGCGGGTCGGCATCAGCAAGCAGAACAGCGTCATCGACTATGCGATCTTCGAGGCCTGCATCCGAGACGATCTGGATCAGGTCGCGCCACGTCGGATGGCGGTGCTGGACCCGCTGAAGCTGGTGATCGACAACCTTCCGGCCGGCCACGAGGAATCCATCCAGCTGGCCAACCATCCCAAGGATGAGCGTTTCGGCCAGCGCGAAGTCAAGTTCGGCCGCGAGCTGTGGATCGAGCGCGAGGATTTCGCCGAAGTTCCGCCCAAGGGCTTCAAGCGCCTGATTCCCGGTGGCGAAGTGCGCCTGCGCGGCATCGGCATCTTCCGCTGCGACGAGCTGGTACGGGATGCGGCCGGCGAGATCATCGAGCTGCACGGCACCCTTGATCCCGAATCGAGGGCCGGCATGGAGGGCTCCAACCGCAAGGTCAAGGGCACCATCCACTGGGTCAGCGCCGCGCATGCCGGCGCCGCCGAAGTGCGCGTCTATGACCGTCTGTTCAATGTGCCGGCACCGGATGACGAGGACTGGCTGAGTCACCTCAACCCCGAGGCCTTGCAGATCAAGCAGGGCTGGCTGGAACCGGCCGCCGCCGCCGCCGCACCCGAACAGCATTTCCAGTTCGAACGGATCGGCTATTTCAGTGCCGACCGCTATGATCATCGCCCCGAGCAGCCGGTGTTCAACCGCATCGTCACCTTGCGCGATGTATGGGCCCGTCAGGAGAAGGCATGA
- the hflK gene encoding FtsH protease activity modulator HflK — translation MAWNEPGKGSRDPWSKPPGRPPSGGGGGGLEQLLRTLKAKLGKLPSRSGSIIGLLLAVVVSWLLVSSQVRIDNGQTGIVQRFGYYARSLGPGLHLRLPRPLETVTKVNLAELRAESGTVHALTTDRGLVEVRFTMQYQVSDARRYLFAADSPVSVLRSAVDSQLRALVGRHSLDQVLGTPRGDLAPPLRAAVQKVVDRTPVGLQLMTIEIQSVEPPAAVHEAYAAISSARDESDVLQDQARTYASKVQASAQVDAQRLLEAARAEQSESIARAQSDVAGFAALLPAYRQNPALTRHSLWLAASGQVLAANAKVVDSSGQTVIHLSVGGRGAGPASAGSSAAPAPEVKDKQP, via the coding sequence TTGGCTTGGAATGAACCCGGCAAGGGCTCACGCGATCCTTGGAGCAAGCCGCCCGGCCGCCCTCCGTCTGGCGGTGGTGGCGGTGGGCTGGAACAGTTGCTGCGAACGCTGAAAGCGAAGCTGGGCAAGCTTCCCAGCCGTTCGGGCAGCATCATCGGACTGTTGCTGGCCGTGGTGGTGTCATGGTTGCTGGTGTCCAGCCAGGTCCGCATCGACAACGGTCAGACCGGCATCGTGCAGCGCTTCGGATATTATGCGCGCAGCCTCGGACCGGGCCTTCATCTGCGCCTGCCGCGCCCGCTGGAAACCGTGACCAAGGTCAATCTGGCCGAGTTGCGGGCCGAATCCGGCACGGTCCATGCCCTGACCACGGATCGGGGGCTGGTCGAAGTGCGTTTCACCATGCAATACCAGGTCTCGGATGCACGTCGGTATCTGTTTGCGGCAGACTCGCCGGTATCAGTGCTGCGCAGCGCGGTGGACTCGCAATTGCGCGCACTGGTCGGCCGCCACAGCCTCGATCAGGTACTGGGAACGCCGCGGGGCGACTTGGCCCCGCCGCTGCGGGCGGCCGTGCAGAAGGTGGTTGACCGGACCCCGGTCGGCCTGCAGTTGATGACCATCGAAATCCAGAGTGTGGAGCCGCCTGCGGCGGTGCACGAGGCCTATGCGGCCATCAGTTCGGCTCGTGACGAGTCCGATGTCTTGCAGGATCAGGCCCGGACCTATGCTTCCAAGGTGCAGGCGTCGGCACAGGTCGATGCGCAGCGTCTGCTGGAAGCGGCTCGTGCCGAGCAGAGCGAGTCCATTGCGCGTGCGCAGAGTGATGTCGCCGGATTTGCTGCCTTGCTGCCGGCTTATCGCCAGAACCCGGCCCTGACGCGTCACAGCCTGTGGCTGGCCGCAAGCGGGCAGGTCCTTGCCGCCAATGCCAAGGTCGTGGACAGTTCCGGCCAGACGGTGATCCATCTGTCGGTCGGCGGGCGCGGGGCGGGACCGGCCAGTGCCGGCTCCAGCGCAGCACCCGCCCCCGAGGTCAAGGACAAGCAGCCATGA
- the prmC gene encoding peptide chain release factor N(5)-glutamine methyltransferase, producing the protein MPDLRTVLNAARSRLSDGYEADYLLAHALQRSGAWIMAHLDDPLEAALQHAFETAVQRRLEGTPVAYITGHRGFWTLDLEVSPATLIPRPDTETLVEAALERIPVGTPQRLADLGTGSGAIALALAIERPEAEVWAVDCSAEALEVARRNARRHGLDRVVFRQGDWLSPLQGSFDLIASNPPYIESSDPHLQRGDLRFEPAAALASGRDGLDAIRQLVAGSGRLLRPGGWLLLEHGWRQGPAVRSLLLSHGWSDAETLRDLEGRDRVTLGRRRT; encoded by the coding sequence ATGCCTGATCTGCGTACTGTTCTGAATGCCGCGAGGTCGCGCCTGAGCGACGGCTACGAGGCCGATTACCTGTTGGCCCATGCGTTGCAACGTTCCGGGGCCTGGATCATGGCGCATCTGGACGATCCCCTGGAGGCCGCATTGCAGCATGCCTTCGAGACGGCGGTGCAGCGTCGTCTGGAGGGAACCCCGGTGGCCTACATCACCGGACATCGCGGCTTCTGGACCCTGGATCTGGAAGTCAGCCCGGCGACGCTGATTCCCCGACCTGACACCGAGACCCTGGTCGAGGCCGCGCTCGAGCGGATTCCCGTCGGTACGCCGCAGCGACTGGCGGATCTGGGGACCGGCAGTGGCGCGATCGCGCTGGCGCTGGCCATCGAGCGGCCCGAGGCCGAGGTATGGGCGGTCGACTGCAGTGCCGAGGCGCTGGAGGTGGCCCGGCGCAATGCGCGCCGGCACGGACTGGACCGGGTGGTGTTCCGGCAGGGCGACTGGCTGTCGCCGCTGCAGGGGAGCTTCGATCTGATTGCCTCCAATCCGCCCTATATCGAAAGCTCGGATCCCCATCTGCAGCGGGGCGACCTGCGTTTCGAGCCGGCCGCCGCGCTGGCCTCGGGGCGTGACGGGCTGGACGCGATCCGGCAACTGGTGGCCGGCAGCGGACGTCTGCTGCGGCCGGGAGGCTGGCTGCTGCTGGAGCATGGCTGGCGCCAGGGGCCGGCTGTGCGCAGTCTGCTGCTGTCGCACGGCTGGTCCGATGCCGAGACCTTGCGTGACCTGGAAGGCCGCGACCGGGTCACCCTGGGGCGGCGGCGGACCTGA
- a CDS encoding DUF2065 domain-containing protein — translation MAAGLMVAVEGLLLFAVPGPWQAAMRNASNLDPRRLRWIGGGMIMVGLMLLRILR, via the coding sequence TTGGCCGCGGGTTTGATGGTGGCGGTCGAGGGCCTGCTGCTGTTTGCAGTGCCCGGACCATGGCAGGCGGCGATGCGCAACGCTTCAAACCTCGATCCACGGCGGCTGCGGTGGATCGGTGGTGGCATGATCATGGTGGGCCTGATGCTGTTGCGGATTCTCCGCTGA
- the hflC gene encoding protease modulator HflC produces MKPFSLIIALLVVMLGYAGVYVVDEGHLGVVSQFGRPVRIDEAPGLHFKWPLLQQVETVDTRVQSTGTAEIAQQTNDGQPVNLDVVLTWQVRDSRRFLAADASPQAVASQLRQWVDEQLRGRVKAYSLSQLVALPAETLFGTTAKTLADQLDSRFGVKVDDLQLRQISVPDSALEQVYKGMQASQARIATELRAQGQAAADKIRADADQAARGQVADARTQASRLRGEGEAKALQIEAAAAAQEPEFFAFYQGLQAYRTAFGQGGNVWILRPDSAFLKTMEAGAAAATAVRDPSK; encoded by the coding sequence ATGAAACCGTTTTCGCTGATTATCGCGCTGCTGGTGGTGATGCTGGGTTATGCCGGCGTCTATGTGGTGGACGAAGGTCATCTGGGCGTGGTCAGCCAGTTCGGCCGCCCGGTCCGCATCGACGAGGCTCCGGGTCTGCATTTCAAATGGCCGTTGCTGCAGCAGGTCGAGACAGTGGATACGCGGGTGCAGTCCACCGGTACCGCGGAGATTGCGCAGCAGACGAACGACGGTCAGCCGGTGAATCTGGATGTCGTGCTGACCTGGCAGGTGCGCGACAGCCGTCGTTTTCTGGCGGCCGATGCTTCGCCGCAGGCGGTGGCCTCCCAGTTGCGGCAGTGGGTTGACGAGCAGCTGCGCGGGCGGGTCAAGGCGTATTCGCTGTCGCAGTTGGTGGCATTGCCGGCCGAGACGCTGTTCGGGACGACCGCCAAGACCTTGGCCGACCAGCTTGACAGTCGTTTCGGCGTGAAGGTCGACGACCTCCAATTGCGCCAGATCTCGGTGCCGGATTCGGCGCTGGAGCAGGTCTACAAGGGCATGCAGGCGAGTCAGGCACGGATTGCGACAGAGCTGCGCGCTCAAGGTCAGGCGGCGGCGGACAAGATCCGCGCCGATGCGGACCAAGCCGCCCGCGGGCAGGTCGCCGACGCACGCACCCAGGCCTCGCGCCTGCGTGGCGAGGGTGAGGCCAAGGCCTTGCAGATCGAGGCGGCAGCCGCAGCTCAGGAACCCGAATTCTTCGCGTTCTATCAAGGCCTGCAGGCTTATCGCACGGCCTTTGGCCAGGGTGGCAATGTGTGGATACTGCGTCCGGATTCGGCTTTTCTGAAGACGATGGAGGCGGGCGCGGCAGCGGCGACAGCCGTACGCGATCCGTCCAAGTAA
- a CDS encoding adenylosuccinate synthase: MGKSVVILGAQWGDEGKGKIVDLLTERVSAVARFQGGHNAGHTLVIKGKKTVLRLIPSGILREDAQCLIGNGVVLSPAALMQEVGELEANGVDVRSRLRVSPATPLIMPYHIAVDKAREIAAGGKAIGTTGRGIGPAYEDKVARRSIRVADLMYPNELPEKIRTAVDYHNFILTQWLKAEPVDYQTVLDEALQWGEYLRPLVDDVATILHDVRKEGGNILFEGAQGTLLDIDHGTYPYVTSSNTTVGGALAGTGVGAGDIDYVLGICKAYATRVGGGPFPTELHDEMGETIRKKGNEFGAVTGRPRRCGWIDLVALKRAVQINGINGLAITKLDVLDGLPSIKVCIAYEYRGKRRDLAPLDADGWAECKPVYLEFPGWEESTAGIREWDKLPAAARAYLRAVEELSGCSLALVATGADREDTIILDDPFA; encoded by the coding sequence ATGGGTAAATCAGTAGTAATTTTGGGCGCCCAATGGGGCGACGAAGGCAAGGGCAAGATCGTCGATCTGCTGACCGAGCGGGTCAGTGCGGTCGCACGCTTCCAGGGCGGCCACAACGCCGGTCACACCTTGGTCATCAAGGGCAAGAAGACCGTGCTGCGTCTGATTCCCTCGGGCATTCTGCGTGAAGATGCGCAGTGCCTGATCGGCAACGGCGTGGTGCTGTCCCCGGCGGCTCTGATGCAGGAAGTGGGCGAGCTCGAGGCCAACGGCGTCGATGTCCGTTCGCGTCTGCGGGTCAGCCCGGCCACGCCGCTGATCATGCCGTATCACATCGCGGTCGACAAAGCGCGCGAAATCGCCGCCGGCGGCAAGGCCATCGGCACCACCGGTCGTGGTATCGGCCCGGCCTACGAGGACAAGGTTGCCCGTCGCTCGATTCGCGTTGCCGATCTGATGTATCCGAACGAGCTGCCGGAAAAAATCCGTACCGCCGTCGACTATCACAACTTCATTCTGACCCAGTGGCTGAAGGCCGAGCCGGTCGACTACCAGACCGTTCTGGATGAAGCCCTGCAGTGGGGCGAGTATCTGCGTCCGCTGGTCGATGACGTGGCCACCATCCTGCACGACGTGCGCAAGGAGGGCGGCAATATCCTGTTCGAAGGTGCCCAGGGCACTCTGCTGGACATCGATCACGGCACCTATCCCTATGTGACCTCGTCCAACACCACCGTGGGCGGCGCCTTGGCCGGTACCGGCGTCGGCGCTGGCGATATCGATTACGTGCTGGGCATCTGCAAGGCCTACGCGACCCGCGTCGGCGGCGGTCCGTTCCCGACCGAGCTGCATGACGAGATGGGCGAAACCATCCGCAAGAAGGGCAACGAATTCGGTGCCGTCACCGGCCGCCCCCGTCGCTGCGGCTGGATCGACCTGGTGGCGCTGAAGCGCGCCGTGCAGATCAACGGCATCAACGGTCTGGCGATCACCAAGCTGGACGTGCTGGACGGCCTGCCGTCGATCAAGGTCTGCATCGCCTATGAATATCGCGGCAAGCGCCGTGACCTGGCTCCGCTGGATGCCGATGGCTGGGCCGAGTGCAAGCCGGTCTACCTGGAGTTCCCGGGCTGGGAAGAGTCCACCGCCGGCATCCGCGAATGGGACAAGCTGCCTGCCGCTGCCCGTGCCTATCTGCGCGCCGTGGAAGAGCTGTCCGGCTGCAGCCTGGCCCTCGTCGCCACCGGTGCCGATCGCGAAGACACCATCATCCTGGATGATCCCTTCGCCTGA
- a CDS encoding LysR substrate-binding domain-containing protein: MNLRDLTYLLALAEHRHFGRAAEASFVSQPTLSTQIKKLEEELGVALVERTPRKALLTETGLEIARHARAIQAEIQEIKSIAQRNRDPESGTVKLGIFPTLGPYLLPHVIPRLRRELPRLELLLIEDKTEVILKRLREGSLDLGILALPVHEDSLHAEFLFEEPFVLAVPESHHLAASDTALPLDALTRESLLLLEDGHCLRDQALEVCQLAGAGEKPGFRATSLETLRQMVAANVGITLLPALAVAPPIVPTPHIRLRAFAEPAPSRRLAMVWRKRSSTTELFTRLARIFAELPPALLSPRQACSTQDPPATA, from the coding sequence ATGAATCTGCGAGATCTGACTTATCTGCTCGCCCTGGCCGAGCATCGCCATTTCGGCCGCGCAGCGGAGGCCAGCTTCGTCAGCCAGCCAACCCTGTCGACCCAGATCAAGAAGCTGGAAGAGGAACTGGGGGTGGCCTTGGTCGAACGCACCCCGCGCAAGGCTTTGCTGACCGAGACCGGGCTGGAGATCGCCAGACATGCCCGGGCCATCCAGGCGGAAATCCAGGAAATCAAATCCATTGCCCAGCGCAACCGCGATCCGGAATCCGGTACGGTCAAGCTGGGTATCTTTCCCACCTTGGGGCCCTACCTGCTGCCACATGTGATTCCGCGACTGCGCCGGGAGCTGCCGCGGCTTGAGCTGCTGCTGATCGAGGACAAGACCGAGGTGATCCTGAAGCGGCTGCGCGAAGGCAGCCTGGATCTGGGCATCCTGGCCCTGCCGGTGCATGAAGACAGCCTGCATGCCGAATTCCTGTTCGAGGAACCCTTTGTGCTGGCCGTGCCGGAAAGCCATCATCTGGCGGCTTCCGACACGGCCCTGCCCCTGGATGCCCTGACCCGCGAAAGCCTGCTGCTGCTGGAGGACGGACATTGCCTGCGCGATCAGGCACTGGAGGTCTGCCAGCTGGCCGGCGCGGGTGAAAAACCGGGTTTTCGCGCCACCAGCCTGGAAACCTTGCGCCAGATGGTGGCCGCCAATGTCGGCATCACCTTGCTGCCGGCCCTGGCGGTGGCGCCCCCGATCGTGCCGACCCCGCATATCCGGCTGCGGGCTTTTGCCGAGCCGGCACCCAGCCGCCGGCTGGCCATGGTCTGGCGCAAGCGCTCCTCGACCACGGAGCTGTTCACTCGACTGGCGCGGATCTTCGCCGAGCTGCCGCCCGCACTGCTGTCACCGCGGCAGGCCTGCAGCACGCAGGATCCGCCGGCCACCGCCTGA
- a CDS encoding TVP38/TMEM64 family protein has product MKRLKAMLPLLALILVGAALYGSGALDALRPAQLLAHQSEFRAELAAHPWLCRGAYVALLTLIVATGIPGNILVIMAGGFAFGIVHGTLWSSAGLTLGSLVLFLASRYAFGHGGKPPAAIARLRQGYEHHPVSYTMFLRLVPVVPFGLVTACLAWLRCPLWLFLSTTWLGGTVMLVFECSMGAGLGRALAAHPEHGLAALLNPQVLWPTIGILVLAVIPLLIRRKRCPAPMD; this is encoded by the coding sequence TTGAAACGCCTGAAGGCGATGCTGCCGCTGCTGGCGCTGATCCTGGTCGGCGCGGCACTGTACGGCTCAGGCGCACTGGACGCCTTGCGGCCTGCCCAGCTGTTGGCGCATCAAAGTGAATTCAGGGCCGAACTGGCGGCTCATCCCTGGCTGTGCCGCGGCGCCTACGTGGCGCTGCTGACCCTGATCGTCGCCACCGGCATCCCCGGCAATATTCTGGTGATCATGGCCGGCGGCTTCGCCTTCGGCATCGTCCACGGCACGCTGTGGTCTTCCGCAGGGCTGACCCTGGGCTCGCTGGTACTGTTTCTGGCCAGCCGCTATGCCTTCGGCCATGGCGGCAAGCCGCCGGCCGCGATTGCCCGACTGCGCCAGGGCTATGAGCACCACCCGGTCAGTTACACCATGTTTCTGCGTCTGGTGCCGGTCGTTCCGTTTGGCCTGGTCACCGCCTGCCTGGCCTGGCTGCGCTGCCCGCTCTGGCTGTTCCTGAGCACGACCTGGCTGGGCGGCACCGTGATGCTGGTGTTCGAATGCTCGATGGGCGCGGGCCTGGGCCGTGCCCTCGCCGCCCATCCCGAGCACGGCCTCGCCGCCCTGCTGAACCCCCAGGTCCTGTGGCCGACCATCGGCATCCTGGTGCTGGCAGTGATCCCCCTGCTGATCCGCCGCAAGCGCTGTCCGGCACCGATGGACTGA
- a CDS encoding SMP-30/gluconolactonase/LRE family protein, with translation MSRPAAPHPDPVRRRLLQGAAGLGLASLAPASLFATERSGLKPPSVVTQPPRQWGPDAPPSFIPDPDVIALDPSFKNLAYFSGELRRVWTGHGWVEGPAWNSEGRFLLFSNTMDSRQYRYLWETGEVTVFRPEAYHPNGNTYDFEGRQITCEHQFRRVIRWEHDGSATVLADHWGRDTPFNSPNDVVVHRDGSIWFTDPAYGDTLAEGHVDEPGGAANPQGLLHWRLGDETTGAMGGRRRQPDHTFRIDPSGRVDAVLDQSLVADPNGICFSPDYRTLYVVSTPAAVGQQGPGGDQAIHAFDLDGSRISRPRIFTDMKFQGVQMNPDGIRADVYGNLWCGASGPLGLCGVFVFNPAGKLIGRIRLPQGCSNLTFGGPQRDHLFMCAAQSLYVLQLETQGAGPA, from the coding sequence ATGTCCAGGCCCGCCGCTCCCCACCCCGATCCCGTTCGCCGTCGCCTGCTGCAAGGTGCCGCCGGCCTCGGGCTGGCCAGCCTTGCACCCGCCAGCTTGTTCGCCACCGAACGATCCGGGCTGAAACCGCCCAGCGTCGTCACCCAGCCGCCGCGGCAATGGGGCCCGGATGCCCCGCCTTCCTTTATCCCCGACCCCGATGTCATCGCGCTCGATCCGTCATTCAAGAATCTGGCGTATTTCTCGGGCGAACTGCGGCGGGTCTGGACCGGGCATGGCTGGGTGGAAGGTCCGGCCTGGAATTCGGAAGGTCGCTTCCTGCTGTTCAGCAATACCATGGACAGCCGCCAGTACCGCTATCTGTGGGAGACCGGTGAGGTCACGGTCTTCCGCCCCGAGGCCTATCACCCCAATGGCAATACCTATGACTTCGAAGGCCGCCAGATCACCTGCGAACACCAGTTCCGTCGGGTGATCCGCTGGGAGCATGACGGCTCCGCCACGGTATTGGCTGACCATTGGGGCCGGGATACGCCCTTCAACTCACCCAACGACGTGGTCGTGCATCGCGACGGAAGCATCTGGTTCACCGACCCGGCCTACGGCGATACGCTGGCCGAGGGACATGTGGATGAACCCGGCGGCGCGGCCAATCCGCAAGGCCTGCTGCACTGGCGCCTGGGCGATGAAACCACCGGCGCCATGGGTGGACGGCGTCGTCAGCCCGACCATACGTTCCGGATCGATCCCAGTGGCCGGGTCGATGCGGTCCTCGACCAGAGCCTGGTGGCCGACCCCAACGGCATCTGCTTTTCCCCCGACTACCGGACACTCTACGTGGTGTCCACGCCCGCGGCTGTCGGTCAGCAGGGGCCGGGTGGCGATCAGGCCATTCATGCCTTCGATCTCGACGGCAGCCGGATTTCCCGGCCGCGGATCTTTACCGACATGAAGTTCCAGGGCGTGCAGATGAACCCTGACGGCATCCGCGCCGACGTCTACGGCAATCTATGGTGTGGCGCCTCAGGGCCGCTGGGCTTGTGCGGCGTATTCGTGTTCAACCCCGCCGGCAAGCTGATCGGCCGGATCCGCCTGCCCCAGGGCTGCTCGAACCTGACCTTTGGCGGCCCACAGCGCGATCATCTGTTTATGTGCGCCGCCCAGTCGCTGTACGTGCTGCAACTGGAAACCCAGGGCGCCGGTCCGGCCTGA
- a CDS encoding adenine phosphoribosyltransferase produces the protein MHSIESLIRSVADYPKLGVTFRDITPLLADAEAFQAAIAAMAAPWTGQSIDQVAGLEARGFIFGVALAQQLKAGFVPLRKPGKLPPPVRALDYDLEYGSDRLEVREDALTPGSRVLLVDDVLATGGTLAAGRCLLESVGASVIGASVLMELDALGGRQRWAAGSDIHALLHY, from the coding sequence TTGCACTCCATCGAATCCCTGATCCGCTCCGTGGCGGACTATCCCAAGCTGGGCGTTACTTTCCGCGACATCACCCCGCTGCTGGCCGATGCCGAGGCCTTCCAGGCCGCCATCGCCGCCATGGCCGCGCCCTGGACTGGCCAGTCCATCGATCAGGTGGCCGGGCTGGAAGCGCGCGGCTTCATCTTCGGCGTGGCGCTGGCCCAGCAGCTGAAGGCGGGTTTCGTTCCCTTGCGCAAGCCCGGCAAACTGCCGCCGCCGGTACGGGCGCTGGACTATGACCTGGAATACGGCAGCGACCGGCTGGAAGTGCGCGAGGATGCGCTGACGCCGGGCAGCCGGGTCCTGCTGGTCGATGATGTGCTGGCTACCGGCGGCACACTGGCCGCTGGCCGGTGTCTGCTGGAATCGGTCGGTGCCAGTGTGATCGGCGCCAGCGTGCTGATGGAGCTGGACGCCCTGGGTGGCCGCCAGCGCTGGGCGGCCGGCAGCGATATTCACGCCTTGCTGCATTACTGA
- a CDS encoding nucleoside deaminase — MTLPTAVSLQLPAWIGELAQAGNHHPRDEDKVGLAIALADANVRHGSGGPFGAAIFEGDTLVAVGVNRVVPQHCSVAHAEMMVFMLAQQQLQRFRLNQAGGPFTLATSAQPCCQCYGATVWAGIDRLLIGARAEDVERLAGFDEGPLPAGWQGELEQRGIQVRGDILRAEACEVLTRYQSMGPVY; from the coding sequence ATGACCCTGCCGACCGCGGTCAGTCTGCAACTGCCGGCATGGATCGGCGAGCTGGCGCAGGCCGGCAACCATCACCCGCGCGATGAAGACAAGGTCGGACTGGCGATCGCGCTGGCTGATGCCAATGTCCGCCATGGCAGCGGCGGTCCATTCGGCGCCGCCATCTTCGAAGGTGATACGCTGGTCGCTGTCGGGGTCAATCGGGTGGTGCCGCAGCACTGCTCGGTGGCCCATGCCGAAATGATGGTCTTCATGCTGGCACAGCAGCAGCTGCAGCGCTTTCGTCTCAACCAGGCCGGCGGCCCTTTCACCCTGGCCACCAGTGCCCAGCCTTGCTGCCAGTGCTATGGCGCCACGGTCTGGGCCGGGATCGACCGCCTGCTGATCGGCGCCCGCGCCGAGGATGTGGAACGTCTGGCCGGCTTTGACGAGGGCCCTCTGCCCGCGGGCTGGCAGGGCGAGCTGGAACAGCGCGGCATCCAGGTCCGTGGCGATATCCTGCGCGCCGAGGCCTGCGAGGTGCTGACCCGCTACCAGAGCATGGGGCCTGTCTATTGA
- a CDS encoding DUF2007 domain-containing protein, with product MHIAYRAENMLDAHLVKDALDHAGIPAFVSGEYLTGAVGQLPATDYVTVMVSPLQAEEAGGVVAEVEAMMAEGRAALAEDPFAHGGPVSV from the coding sequence ATGCATATCGCCTATCGTGCCGAAAACATGCTGGATGCGCATCTGGTCAAGGACGCGCTGGACCACGCCGGCATTCCGGCCTTCGTCAGTGGCGAATACCTGACCGGCGCGGTCGGCCAGTTGCCGGCAACGGACTATGTCACGGTGATGGTCTCGCCGCTGCAGGCCGAAGAAGCTGGCGGGGTGGTGGCCGAGGTCGAGGCGATGATGGCGGAGGGGCGGGCCGCACTGGCCGAGGATCCGTTCGCCCACGGCGGCCCGGTTTCCGTCTGA